One region of Halomicrobium sp. LC1Hm genomic DNA includes:
- a CDS encoding HemK2/MTQ2 family protein methyltransferase, which yields MPGQPPTDDDGRPSLATQRDTETVYQPAEDSDLLARTARSHAAPGDRGLDVGTGSGYVAETLAEAGVDVVASDLNPDACREAAARGVPAVRADLLDPFRDDAFDLVTFNPPYLPTEPDKEWDDWMEHALSGGEDGRRLVDPFLEAVERVLAPGGRVFLLISSLTGIGDVQRYAHERGLAGEIVADEAHPYERLVVIRFESRDESPLP from the coding sequence ATGCCCGGCCAGCCTCCGACAGACGACGACGGACGGCCCTCGCTCGCCACACAGCGCGACACGGAGACGGTGTACCAGCCGGCAGAAGACTCCGACCTGCTGGCGCGGACGGCCAGGTCACACGCCGCGCCCGGCGACCGCGGGCTCGACGTGGGAACAGGATCAGGCTACGTCGCCGAGACGCTGGCCGAGGCGGGCGTCGACGTGGTCGCGTCCGATCTGAACCCGGACGCCTGTCGCGAGGCAGCGGCTCGCGGTGTGCCGGCCGTCCGTGCCGACCTGCTCGATCCGTTCCGCGACGACGCCTTCGATCTCGTCACGTTCAACCCGCCCTACCTGCCCACCGAGCCAGACAAGGAGTGGGACGACTGGATGGAACACGCGCTCTCGGGCGGAGAAGACGGCCGCAGGCTCGTCGACCCCTTCCTCGAAGCGGTCGAGCGCGTGCTGGCCCCCGGCGGGCGTGTCTTCCTGCTGATCAGCAGCCTCACCGGGATCGGCGACGTACAACGCTACGCTCACGAGCGGGGGCTCGCGGGCGAGATCGTCGCCGACGAAGCCCACCCCTACGAGCGACTGGTCGTGATCCGGTTCGAGTCCCGAGACGAGAGCCCGCTCCCGTGA
- a CDS encoding 16S ribosomal RNA methyltransferase A yields MTTDGPPSEGADGARDPDALVARAGKRADTRQDQHFLVDDRVLDRIPGYADQMDRSHVLEVGAGPGALTDRLLAAADRVTAIERDPDFAAHLREEFADAIDADRLTIVEGDALDVDLPEFSASVSNLPYGASSEIAFRLLPRGKPLVLMFQQEFAERMAADPGSDDYGRLSVTAGHYADVEIVETVPPTAFDPQPRVDSAVVRLRPREPDYTVPDDGFFMDFLKGVFTQRRKTMRNAVRNTAHITDLGDPDAVVDAADESLMSKRAGELSPATFAALATLAYETGRPGEY; encoded by the coding sequence ATGACTACCGACGGACCGCCCTCCGAGGGGGCCGACGGCGCTCGCGATCCGGACGCGCTCGTCGCCCGTGCGGGCAAGCGAGCGGACACCCGACAGGACCAGCACTTCCTGGTCGACGATCGAGTTCTGGACCGGATTCCGGGCTACGCCGACCAGATGGACCGATCACACGTACTGGAGGTCGGTGCCGGCCCCGGCGCGCTGACGGATCGACTGCTCGCGGCCGCGGACCGGGTGACCGCGATCGAGCGCGATCCCGACTTCGCGGCCCACCTGCGCGAGGAGTTCGCCGACGCCATCGACGCCGATCGCCTGACGATCGTCGAGGGTGACGCCCTCGACGTGGACCTGCCCGAGTTCTCCGCGAGCGTCTCGAATCTCCCCTACGGGGCCTCCAGCGAGATCGCGTTCCGACTGCTCCCGCGCGGGAAGCCCCTCGTCCTGATGTTCCAGCAGGAGTTCGCCGAACGGATGGCAGCAGACCCCGGAAGCGACGACTACGGGCGGCTCTCGGTGACGGCGGGCCACTACGCCGACGTCGAGATCGTCGAGACGGTGCCGCCGACGGCGTTCGACCCACAGCCCCGCGTCGACAGTGCCGTCGTCCGGCTCCGGCCGCGCGAACCCGACTACACCGTCCCGGACGACGGCTTCTTCATGGACTTTCTCAAGGGCGTGTTCACACAGCGTCGCAAGACGATGCGAAACGCCGTCCGGAACACGGCCCACATCACCGATCTCGGCGATCCCGACGCCGTCGTCGACGCCGCAGACGAGTCGCTGATGAGCAAGCGCGCGGGAGAGCTATCCCCCGCGACGTTCGCAGCGCTGGCGACGCTCGCCTACGAGACCGGCCGACCCGGTGAGTACTAG
- a CDS encoding DUF655 domain-containing protein encodes MSDTESGDDGEPAVVLDFLPHGKSEDDRPQYQKQPLAYAMGTEDFSLYEIVVGEETDVTFGDRIDVHSTDFDRVSVVEYDDLPSGAQSELDYAVEDLVEAEADRFVDFYNEAQPITLRLHQLNLLPGIGKKLRNSILDERKRKPFESFEELEERVSGLHNPKEVLVERILEELSEDDLKYSRFVRREDQS; translated from the coding sequence ATGAGCGATACCGAGAGCGGTGACGACGGCGAACCGGCCGTCGTCCTGGACTTCCTGCCACACGGCAAGTCAGAGGACGACCGGCCACAGTATCAAAAGCAGCCGCTCGCGTACGCGATGGGGACCGAAGACTTCAGTCTCTACGAGATCGTGGTCGGGGAGGAGACGGACGTGACCTTCGGCGACCGTATCGACGTTCACAGCACCGACTTCGACCGGGTCAGCGTCGTCGAGTACGACGACCTCCCGAGCGGTGCGCAGTCCGAACTCGACTACGCCGTCGAGGACCTCGTCGAGGCAGAGGCAGACCGGTTCGTCGACTTCTACAACGAGGCCCAGCCGATCACGCTCCGGCTTCACCAGCTGAACCTGCTGCCCGGAATCGGCAAGAAGCTGCGCAACTCCATTCTCGACGAGCGCAAGCGCAAGCCCTTCGAGAGCTTCGAGGAACTCGAAGAACGAGTCAGCGGCCTCCACAACCCCAAGGAGGTCCTGGTCGAACGGATCCTCGAAGAGCTATCGGAGGACGACCTGAAGTACAGCAGGTTCGTGCGCCGCGAAGACCAGTCCTAG
- a CDS encoding RNA polymerase Rpb4 family protein, with the protein MTIFKEKVDEEYLTIAETKEILEDIEAERSMDEDREMRYELARAIEHVNRFAMLDPDEADEFVDQLRDLEKIDEATAYKIANLRPLDRDELRSVFAQERYSLSGDELDEILNVVKQYA; encoded by the coding sequence ATGACGATCTTCAAAGAGAAGGTCGACGAGGAGTACCTCACGATCGCCGAAACGAAGGAGATCCTCGAAGACATCGAAGCCGAGCGCTCGATGGACGAGGATCGAGAGATGCGTTACGAGCTCGCTCGTGCGATCGAGCACGTCAACCGATTCGCGATGCTCGATCCCGACGAGGCCGACGAGTTCGTCGACCAGCTACGGGACCTGGAGAAGATCGACGAGGCGACCGCCTACAAGATCGCGAACCTCCGACCGCTGGATCGCGACGAGCTGCGCTCCGTGTTCGCACAGGAGCGGTACTCGCTGTCGGGCGACGAACTCGACGAGATTCTCAACGTCGTCAAGCAGTACGCGTGA
- a CDS encoding 50S ribosomal protein L21e, whose amino-acid sequence MPSSDGPLKGTRNKLKNTPRERGTSPPQRAVEQYEEGDTVHLKIDPSVNDGRFHPRFDGSTGVVLGQQGEAYKVEINDSGKDKTIIVTPAHLRRQE is encoded by the coding sequence ATGCCCAGTTCGGATGGACCCCTCAAAGGAACGCGGAACAAGCTGAAGAACACGCCACGCGAGCGCGGCACCTCGCCGCCCCAGCGCGCCGTCGAGCAGTACGAGGAGGGCGACACCGTCCACCTCAAGATCGACCCGTCGGTCAACGACGGTCGCTTCCACCCGCGCTTCGACGGTTCGACCGGCGTCGTCCTCGGACAGCAGGGCGAAGCCTACAAGGTCGAGATCAACGACAGCGGCAAGGACAAGACGATCATCGTCACGCCCGCACACCTCCGCCGACAGGAGTAA
- a CDS encoding elongation factor 1-beta — protein sequence MGKVAAKIKVMPNSPDVDLDALQERLEGSLPEGAKINGVERDDVAFGLVALFPTVIVPDDSGGTEAVEEAFSNVDDVESVSVENVGRI from the coding sequence ATGGGGAAAGTCGCCGCCAAGATCAAGGTCATGCCGAACAGCCCGGACGTCGACCTGGACGCGCTCCAGGAGCGTCTGGAAGGGTCGCTCCCCGAAGGCGCGAAGATCAACGGCGTCGAGCGCGACGATGTGGCCTTCGGGCTCGTCGCCCTGTTCCCGACGGTGATCGTCCCCGACGACAGCGGTGGCACGGAAGCCGTCGAGGAGGCCTTCAGCAACGTCGACGACGTGGAGTCGGTCTCCGTCGAGAACGTCGGCCGGATATAG
- a CDS encoding HVO_2753 family zinc finger protein, translating into MSESETQQKRTQKCVSCGINIAGTNAAAFKCPDCGQQIYRCGTCRKQSNLYECPDCGFRGP; encoded by the coding sequence ATGAGCGAGAGCGAAACTCAGCAAAAACGCACACAGAAGTGCGTCTCGTGTGGCATCAACATCGCCGGCACGAACGCGGCCGCGTTCAAGTGCCCGGACTGCGGTCAGCAGATCTACCGCTGTGGGACCTGCCGCAAGCAGAGCAACCTCTACGAGTGTCCCGACTGTGGCTTCCGGGGGCCCTAA
- a CDS encoding DUF2391 family protein, which produces MSRSERRRGVSPVEQDDADMSDLFDDLSELEALVDSPEERARVREAMQTASEVDDDGPVFGRVVWGFDRADLAESVLGALLFGIPMAVEGGTVDSGRFIAARPPFLALTLLATVAVVVGILYVADIQDVRVAYAFFGLVPRRLVGVLGSSFVTAVTLLSVWGVVDWADPWLDFCVCVVAFFPMAIGAALGDILPGS; this is translated from the coding sequence ATGAGCCGATCCGAGCGGCGGCGAGGGGTGTCGCCGGTCGAGCAGGACGACGCCGACATGAGCGACCTGTTCGACGACCTCTCGGAGCTTGAGGCCCTCGTCGACTCTCCAGAAGAACGAGCCCGCGTCCGCGAGGCGATGCAGACGGCGAGCGAGGTCGACGACGACGGACCGGTGTTCGGCCGGGTCGTCTGGGGATTCGACCGTGCGGACCTCGCAGAGTCGGTGCTGGGCGCGCTGCTCTTTGGCATTCCGATGGCCGTCGAGGGCGGGACGGTCGACTCCGGTCGATTCATCGCCGCTCGCCCGCCGTTCCTGGCCCTGACGCTGCTCGCGACGGTCGCAGTGGTCGTCGGGATCCTCTACGTGGCCGACATTCAGGACGTGCGGGTCGCCTACGCGTTCTTCGGTCTCGTCCCGCGGCGACTCGTGGGCGTCCTCGGCTCGTCGTTCGTGACGGCAGTCACACTGTTGAGCGTCTGGGGCGTCGTCGACTGGGCGGACCCGTGGCTGGACTTCTGTGTCTGCGTCGTGGCCTTCTTCCCGATGGCGATCGGTGCCGCGCTGGGTGACATCCTGCCGGGGAGCTAG
- a CDS encoding 3-hydroxyacyl-CoA dehydrogenase family protein has product MDVAVLGTSTTSHALAAWCLRAEATVRLYGDDANAVMDSVDAVQRRARGDSDAIDGTTGLEAAVGGADVVLDVTGREIDARRDLLADVEAQIGAETLLVVGDTYDRITAVAAGLRRPGRAVGIHVVDPAESQLVELVVADQTTADTRDRAVSFVESLDATPIVVRDTPGFATTRLDLATIAEAVRMVEDGVASVPAIDRALELGRDHPIGPLGLADRLGLDTVLSALEALALDLGGRFDPPDLLFEKVESGELGRQTGTGFYEWEQGERVGPAQPNPTVEARSAEPGER; this is encoded by the coding sequence ATGGACGTTGCCGTACTCGGGACCTCGACCACCAGTCACGCCCTCGCGGCGTGGTGTCTCCGGGCGGAGGCGACGGTTCGCCTCTACGGGGACGACGCCAACGCCGTGATGGACAGCGTCGACGCGGTTCAGCGTCGCGCTCGCGGTGACAGTGACGCGATCGACGGCACGACCGGACTGGAAGCGGCCGTCGGCGGTGCCGACGTGGTCCTCGATGTCACTGGACGCGAGATCGACGCTCGACGGGACCTGCTCGCCGATGTCGAGGCACAGATCGGAGCGGAGACGCTGCTCGTCGTGGGAGACACGTACGATCGAATCACGGCTGTCGCGGCGGGCCTCCGTCGGCCCGGCCGCGCGGTCGGCATCCACGTGGTCGATCCGGCAGAGAGCCAGCTGGTCGAACTCGTCGTCGCCGACCAGACGACGGCAGACACACGGGACCGCGCGGTGTCGTTCGTCGAGTCGCTCGACGCCACGCCGATCGTGGTCCGTGACACGCCGGGGTTCGCGACGACGCGACTGGACCTGGCGACCATCGCGGAGGCCGTCAGGATGGTCGAGGACGGCGTCGCGAGCGTTCCGGCCATCGACCGCGCGCTCGAACTGGGTCGCGACCACCCGATCGGTCCGCTCGGACTGGCCGACCGGCTGGGCCTCGATACGGTCCTGTCGGCACTGGAGGCTCTGGCGCTGGACCTCGGCGGTCGGTTCGATCCGCCGGACCTGCTCTTCGAGAAAGTCGAATCGGGCGAACTGGGCCGCCAGACTGGCACCGGGTTCTACGAGTGGGAACAGGGCGAGCGAGTCGGACCCGCCCAGCCGAACCCGACCGTCGAAGCCCGGTCGGCAGAGCCCGGTGAGCGATGA
- a CDS encoding transcription initiation factor IIB family protein — protein MERPTRQREHDGTQEQETEESEQTCPECDSTAISTDGSGELICEDCGLVIEDENIDRGPEWRAFNHSERQSKSRVGAPTTQTMHDKGLTTTIDWKDKDAYGRSISSKKRSQMHRLRKWQERIRTKDAGERNLQFALSEIDRMASALGVPRSVREVASVIYRRALDEDLIRGRSIEGVATSCLYAACRQEGIPRSLEEVSDVSRVEQKEIGRTYRYVAQELKLKMEPVDPKQYVPRFASELELSEEVQSKANEIIDVTAEQGLLSGKSPTGYAAAAIYAASLLCNEKKTQREVADVAQVTEVTIRNRYQEQIEAMGIH, from the coding sequence ATGGAGCGCCCCACCCGCCAGCGCGAGCACGACGGGACGCAGGAGCAGGAAACGGAAGAATCCGAGCAGACCTGTCCTGAGTGTGACTCGACGGCAATATCGACGGACGGGAGCGGCGAACTCATCTGCGAAGACTGCGGACTTGTCATCGAAGATGAGAACATCGACCGCGGCCCGGAATGGCGCGCGTTCAACCATTCTGAACGGCAGAGCAAGTCCCGCGTCGGGGCACCGACGACCCAGACGATGCACGACAAGGGGCTGACGACGACGATCGACTGGAAGGACAAGGACGCGTACGGCCGGTCCATCTCGTCGAAGAAGCGATCCCAGATGCACCGGCTGCGAAAGTGGCAAGAGCGAATTCGGACGAAGGACGCGGGGGAGCGCAACCTCCAGTTCGCCCTCTCGGAGATCGATCGGATGGCGTCGGCACTGGGCGTCCCGCGCTCGGTGCGGGAAGTCGCGTCGGTGATCTACCGGCGCGCGCTGGACGAGGACCTCATCCGCGGCCGCTCCATCGAGGGCGTCGCGACCTCCTGTCTGTACGCCGCCTGCCGACAGGAGGGCATCCCACGGAGCCTCGAAGAGGTCTCGGACGTCTCTCGGGTCGAGCAAAAGGAGATCGGGCGCACGTACCGCTACGTCGCCCAGGAGCTCAAGCTCAAGATGGAGCCCGTCGACCCCAAACAGTACGTCCCGCGCTTCGCCAGCGAACTCGAACTCAGCGAGGAGGTCCAGTCGAAGGCCAACGAGATCATCGACGTGACCGCCGAGCAGGGCCTGCTGTCGGGCAAGTCCCCCACGGGCTACGCCGCGGCGGCGATCTACGCCGCGTCGCTGCTGTGCAACGAGAAGAAGACCCAGCGAGAGGTCGCCGACGTTGCCCAGGTGACGGAAGTGACGATCCGGAACCGCTACCAGGAACAGATCGAAGCGATGGGGATCCACTGA
- a CDS encoding bacteriorhodopsin, protein MIELWFTLGTIGMLAGTAILAYGFRLVPAERRTRYAVLVSIPSIAIFAYAIMALGIGGFDTGDHIVWIPRYVDWLLTTPLNVLFLGLFAGADRETIGKLVGLQVLTIVFGFAGALSSGLLAWGLFALGAVAFAGVGYLLYGSVSEAAVDTLSEVGFGVYETLRNFVVVLWGVYPVIWIVGQSGLGLMDLETTALVVAYLDVVTKVGFGLLALSGEAIVEELGTQVFEDEDAALAPDHDAQPSD, encoded by the coding sequence ATGATAGAACTCTGGTTCACACTCGGTACGATCGGTATGCTCGCTGGGACGGCGATCCTCGCCTACGGCTTCAGGCTCGTCCCGGCCGAGAGACGCACGCGGTACGCGGTGCTGGTCTCGATTCCCAGCATCGCGATCTTCGCCTACGCGATCATGGCACTCGGCATCGGCGGCTTCGACACGGGAGATCACATCGTCTGGATTCCCCGCTACGTCGACTGGCTGCTGACGACGCCCCTGAACGTCCTGTTCCTGGGGTTGTTCGCGGGTGCCGACCGCGAGACGATCGGGAAACTCGTCGGCCTGCAGGTCCTGACGATCGTCTTCGGGTTCGCGGGCGCGCTGTCGAGTGGCCTACTCGCCTGGGGCTTGTTCGCCCTGGGCGCGGTCGCCTTCGCTGGCGTCGGCTACCTGCTGTACGGCTCGGTCTCGGAGGCCGCCGTCGACACGCTCTCGGAGGTCGGATTCGGGGTCTACGAGACGCTCCGTAACTTCGTCGTCGTGCTCTGGGGCGTCTATCCGGTCATCTGGATCGTCGGACAGTCCGGACTCGGGCTGATGGACCTCGAAACGACGGCGCTGGTCGTCGCCTACCTCGACGTGGTGACGAAGGTCGGCTTCGGCCTGCTCGCGCTCAGTGGCGAGGCGATCGTCGAAGAACTCGGGACACAGGTGTTCGAAGACGAGGACGCGGCGCTGGCTCCGGACCACGACGCACAGCCGTCTGACTGA